From a single Oceanobacillus kimchii X50 genomic region:
- a CDS encoding ribose-phosphate diphosphokinase, whose protein sequence is MTSSYKDSSLKVFSLNSNPELANEIATHIGTNLGKCTVSKFSDGEVQINLEESVRGCDVYVVQSTCAPVNQHIMELLIMIDALKRASAKSINIVMPYYGYARQDRKARSREPIAAKLVADLIEKAGANRVITLDLHAPQIQGFFDIPIDHLQGVPILSSYFEQKNLDDVIVVSPDHGGVTRARKMADRLKAPIGIIDKRRPKPNVAEIMNIIGNIEGKTAILIDDIIDTAGTITLAANALIENGAKEVYACCTHPVLSGPAIERIDNSKIKELVITDSIPLPDEKFSAKITALSVAPLIGEAIIRVHEMQSVSILFD, encoded by the coding sequence ATGACATCCAGTTATAAAGATTCGTCGTTAAAAGTTTTTTCATTAAATTCAAACCCTGAGTTAGCAAATGAAATTGCTACACATATAGGAACAAACTTAGGAAAATGTACGGTTTCAAAATTCAGTGATGGAGAAGTACAAATAAACCTTGAGGAAAGTGTTCGTGGCTGTGATGTATATGTAGTACAATCTACTTGTGCCCCTGTTAATCAGCATATTATGGAATTGTTAATTATGATTGATGCATTAAAGCGAGCTTCTGCAAAATCCATTAATATCGTAATGCCATACTATGGTTATGCACGACAAGATCGTAAAGCTCGTTCTAGAGAACCTATTGCGGCTAAATTAGTAGCTGATTTAATTGAAAAAGCAGGTGCAAATCGTGTGATTACATTAGATTTACATGCACCACAAATTCAAGGATTTTTTGATATACCTATTGATCACTTACAAGGTGTTCCAATTCTTTCGAGCTATTTTGAACAGAAAAATCTGGATGACGTTATTGTTGTCTCTCCAGACCATGGAGGAGTTACAAGAGCAAGAAAAATGGCAGACCGCTTAAAAGCACCAATTGGAATAATTGATAAACGTCGACCAAAACCAAATGTTGCGGAAATCATGAATATCATCGGGAATATTGAAGGGAAAACAGCGATATTAATTGATGATATTATTGACACTGCTGGTACCATTACGCTTGCAGCGAATGCCCTCATTGAGAACGGTGCAAAAGAAGTATATGCATGTTGTACACATCCTGTTTTATCTGGACCTGCGATCGAGCGCATCGATAACTCTAAAATTAAGGAACTAGTGATTACTGATAGTATTCCATTACCTGATGAAAAATTTAGTGCAAAAATTACAGCTTTATCGGTAGCTCCATTAATTGGTGAAGCGATTATTCGCGTTCATGAAATGCAATCCGTAAGTATCCTTTTTGATTAA
- a CDS encoding 50S ribosomal protein L25/general stress protein Ctc, translating to MAVKLNATKREDLTKSATKQIRLSGRVPAVVYGKAKDPKNVSVDSVELVKTVRDEGRNAIISLQVENNSVDVMLHDYQIDPIKDELLHADFYIVNMSEEMDVNVAVRLDGESKGEKEGGVLQQPFYEILVRAKPNEIPEEIVIDVSDLDVGDSIMVSDIKVVGNYEILEDPDTSVVSITPPTTEEDLEADDVDENAEPELVGAEKDSTDEE from the coding sequence ATGGCAGTAAAATTAAACGCAACGAAAAGAGAAGATCTTACAAAATCAGCAACAAAACAAATTAGGTTAAGCGGAAGAGTACCAGCGGTTGTTTACGGTAAAGCAAAAGACCCTAAAAATGTTTCAGTTGATAGTGTTGAATTAGTAAAAACGGTTCGAGATGAAGGTCGAAATGCAATTATATCTCTACAAGTAGAGAATAATAGTGTTGATGTTATGCTTCATGACTACCAAATTGATCCGATTAAAGATGAATTACTACATGCAGACTTCTATATTGTGAATATGTCCGAAGAAATGGATGTAAATGTAGCGGTTCGTCTTGATGGGGAATCCAAAGGTGAAAAAGAGGGTGGCGTATTACAACAGCCATTCTATGAAATATTAGTTCGTGCAAAACCGAATGAAATTCCAGAAGAAATTGTTATCGATGTATCTGATTTGGATGTTGGTGATAGTATAATGGTATCTGATATTAAAGTAGTAGGTAACTATGAAATATTAGAAGATCCAGATACTTCTGTTGTTTCAATTACACCACCGACAACTGAAGAAGATCTAGAAGCAGACGATGTAGATGAAAATGCAGAGCCGGAATTAGTAGGTGCTGAGAAAGACTCTACAGACGAAGAATAA
- the pth gene encoding aminoacyl-tRNA hydrolase, whose protein sequence is MKLIVGLGNPGRKYKKTRHNIGFFVIDELLHRYKWKLNNSKFEGDYSIEYIDGEKVILLQPQTFMNLSGKSIGPLMDYFDIDIDDVLVIYDDLDLPTGKIRLRQKGGHGGHNGVRSTIDHLGTKDFKRVRLGIGRPMNATPVIDYVLGKFPKQETSAVTESVEKAADAIEAWIKGKPFLEVMNDFNQ, encoded by the coding sequence ATGAAACTTATTGTTGGTCTAGGGAACCCTGGAAGAAAATATAAAAAAACGAGGCATAATATTGGCTTTTTTGTCATTGATGAATTATTACATCGTTATAAATGGAAGCTAAATAATTCAAAGTTTGAAGGGGATTACTCCATAGAATATATCGATGGAGAGAAAGTCATCCTATTACAACCTCAAACATTTATGAATCTCTCTGGTAAATCAATTGGTCCGTTAATGGACTATTTTGATATAGATATAGATGATGTATTAGTTATTTATGATGATTTAGATCTACCTACTGGAAAAATTAGACTTCGTCAAAAAGGTGGTCATGGTGGACATAATGGTGTACGCTCTACGATTGATCATTTAGGCACAAAAGATTTCAAGAGAGTTCGTTTAGGTATTGGACGACCAATGAATGCCACTCCAGTGATTGATTATGTGTTAGGTAAATTTCCAAAACAAGAGACTTCTGCAGTGACAGAGAGCGTGGAAAAAGCGGCTGATGCAATAGAGGCCTGGATAAAAGGCAAACCATTTTTAGAAGTCATGAATGATTTTAACCAGTAG
- a CDS encoding anti-sigma-F factor Fin family protein, with amino-acid sequence MTIYYDCRHCGQRIGKLDQKEIDVSLLGFDQLTNKDLTDMIYYDQDGNMRVKSICENCQRTLEQHPNYHELDFFLQ; translated from the coding sequence ATGACAATTTATTATGATTGTAGGCATTGTGGTCAACGAATTGGAAAACTAGATCAAAAGGAAATTGATGTATCTTTACTTGGATTTGATCAATTAACAAATAAAGACTTAACCGATATGATATATTATGATCAAGACGGTAATATGCGGGTGAAATCAATTTGTGAAAATTGTCAACGTACACTGGAACAGCATCCAAACTACCATGAATTAGATTTCTTTTTACAATAA
- the mfd gene encoding transcription-repair coupling factor, producing MKAIHTFLKSKEDIHSIVEGVTSGMKEQMIAGLSGSARSLVISAIHESIYRPVLIVTHQLAQAQQLYDDFVELVDDERVYLYPINELIASEIAIASPELRAQRIEALTEWTRHKSGILIAPVAALKRILPPQNYWDNYQLLFKLGHDIKIDHYMSSLVDMGYEHASMVTSPGEFSKRGGIIDIYPITEKHPIRIELFDEEVDSIRYFDAESQRSLDRLDEVSIGPASELLLTDEDLLKTSEQLEEALATTLRKMNKPEAKEQLVEVIEHDISRFKQLERFQEMYKYIGYLYTNPASLLDYLPNNGLVFFDEMSRIGETAINLDHEEAEWYASLLEGNKMVQNSRFSFGWDEVMEGMNQQRIYMSVFMRHIPNTNPENVINLSSRTMQEFHGQMHLFKNELQRWDKGDYSVIILAADEQRAEKVHSILDDYDIETQISKKDPVLPVKMPTIIVGNIQSGTEFPMHKLAVVTEQELFKKRMKHKRKQPKVSNAERIKSYQELKIGDYVVHANHGVGKYLGIETLEVSNLHKDYMLIKYSGDDKLFVPIDQIDLVQKFVGSEAKEPKLYKLGGSEWTKVKRKVQSSVEDIADDLIKLYAEREAKQGYAFSPDSELQHEFEASFPYQETEDQLRCIQEIKEDMEKERPMDRLLCGDVGYGKTEVAIRAAFKAVSDGKQVAILVPTTILAQQHYETIRERFQDYPINIGLLSRFRTKKQQTETTKGLKSGNVDVVVGTHRILSKDVEYKDLGLLIVDEEQRFGVKHKEKIKQLKTNVDVLTLTATPIPRTLHMSMLGVRDLSVIETPPENRFPIQTYVTEYNPIFMREAIEREMGRGGQVFFLYNRVENIDKVARDLGMLVPDAKIAVAHGQMNESELENVIFSFLEGEFDILVSTTIIETGVDIPNVNTLIVNHADYMGLSQLYQLRGRVGRSNRVAYAYFTYQKDKVLTEVAEKRLQAIKEFTELGSGFKIAMRDLSIRGTGNLLGSQQHGFIDSVGFDMYSQMLKDAIDARKAGKELEEIKPFEPELSLKLDAYIPDEYLEDEKQKIEIYKQFQTLDSEEAIGDLKDELIDRFGDYPQEVEHLFTVSEMKMYAKIQRVESILETPKKIEMLVDESRSQEIDGSKLFALANEYGRDIGLGTDNKKLKIGIKWSKDSKFKRYDTVTSFIKQLDKTNR from the coding sequence ATGAAAGCTATTCATACATTTTTAAAATCAAAAGAAGATATTCATTCCATAGTTGAAGGAGTAACTAGTGGAATGAAAGAACAGATGATAGCAGGGTTAAGTGGTTCTGCTAGAAGTTTAGTAATTTCTGCTATTCATGAATCGATTTATCGACCTGTGTTAATTGTGACCCATCAGTTAGCTCAAGCACAGCAACTATATGATGATTTCGTTGAACTAGTAGATGATGAACGTGTCTACCTTTATCCAATCAATGAATTGATTGCTTCAGAAATTGCGATTGCAAGTCCGGAATTACGTGCACAGCGAATAGAGGCATTGACAGAATGGACACGCCATAAGTCAGGAATTTTGATTGCACCAGTAGCTGCCTTGAAGCGTATCCTTCCACCACAAAATTATTGGGATAATTATCAACTTCTATTTAAATTAGGTCATGATATTAAGATAGATCACTATATGAGTTCACTAGTAGACATGGGATATGAGCATGCCTCTATGGTTACCTCGCCGGGAGAATTCAGTAAACGTGGTGGAATTATTGATATTTATCCGATTACGGAAAAACACCCAATCCGTATTGAACTTTTTGATGAAGAAGTCGACTCCATTCGATACTTCGATGCAGAGTCTCAGCGTTCGCTGGATAGACTTGATGAAGTTAGTATCGGTCCAGCAAGTGAATTGTTATTAACGGATGAGGATTTATTAAAGACTTCCGAACAATTAGAAGAAGCATTAGCTACAACATTAAGAAAAATGAATAAACCAGAAGCAAAAGAACAATTGGTAGAGGTCATCGAACATGATATTTCGCGTTTTAAACAGTTAGAGCGTTTTCAAGAAATGTATAAATATATTGGATATCTGTACACAAATCCAGCTAGTTTATTAGATTATCTACCTAATAACGGTCTCGTTTTCTTTGATGAGATGAGTAGAATCGGTGAAACAGCAATAAATCTAGACCATGAGGAAGCAGAATGGTATGCCAGCCTATTAGAAGGAAATAAGATGGTGCAAAATAGTCGATTTTCATTTGGTTGGGATGAAGTCATGGAGGGCATGAATCAACAACGTATTTATATGTCTGTATTTATGCGTCATATTCCAAATACCAATCCTGAGAATGTTATTAATCTATCTTCTCGAACGATGCAGGAGTTTCATGGTCAGATGCATTTATTTAAAAATGAATTACAACGGTGGGATAAAGGTGATTACTCCGTCATAATACTTGCCGCAGATGAACAAAGAGCAGAAAAGGTTCATTCTATACTAGATGATTATGATATTGAGACACAAATAAGTAAGAAAGATCCGGTATTACCAGTTAAAATGCCTACTATTATTGTTGGAAATATCCAGTCTGGAACGGAATTTCCTATGCATAAGCTAGCGGTTGTTACGGAACAAGAGTTGTTTAAGAAGCGAATGAAGCATAAACGAAAACAACCAAAAGTATCGAATGCCGAGCGCATTAAAAGTTATCAGGAACTAAAAATAGGAGATTATGTTGTTCATGCCAATCACGGTGTGGGTAAGTATTTAGGTATAGAAACTTTAGAAGTAAGCAACTTGCATAAAGACTATATGTTAATCAAATATTCTGGTGATGATAAGTTATTTGTACCGATTGATCAGATTGATCTTGTTCAGAAATTTGTTGGATCAGAAGCAAAAGAACCAAAATTATACAAGCTCGGTGGATCAGAATGGACGAAAGTAAAACGAAAAGTACAATCGTCTGTTGAGGATATTGCTGATGATCTAATTAAACTATATGCGGAAAGGGAAGCGAAGCAAGGCTATGCTTTCTCGCCAGACTCTGAATTACAACATGAATTCGAAGCATCGTTCCCTTATCAGGAGACGGAAGATCAGTTACGTTGTATTCAAGAAATTAAAGAAGATATGGAAAAAGAACGTCCTATGGATCGATTGCTTTGTGGAGATGTTGGCTATGGAAAAACCGAAGTGGCAATTCGTGCTGCGTTCAAAGCAGTATCTGATGGGAAACAAGTGGCGATACTAGTGCCAACAACGATTTTAGCACAGCAGCACTATGAAACGATTCGAGAACGTTTTCAAGATTATCCTATCAATATAGGGTTATTGAGTCGTTTTCGTACCAAAAAACAACAAACAGAGACAACTAAAGGACTAAAGAGTGGAAATGTTGATGTAGTTGTCGGCACCCATAGAATTTTATCCAAAGACGTAGAGTATAAAGACTTAGGATTATTAATTGTGGATGAAGAGCAACGATTTGGTGTGAAGCATAAAGAAAAGATAAAACAATTGAAAACAAATGTAGACGTTCTTACATTAACTGCGACACCAATCCCGCGGACATTGCATATGTCGATGCTAGGGGTGCGGGATTTATCTGTTATTGAAACACCGCCAGAGAATCGTTTCCCTATTCAGACGTATGTAACGGAGTATAATCCTATTTTCATGAGAGAAGCGATCGAACGAGAAATGGGAAGAGGCGGCCAAGTCTTCTTCTTATACAATCGTGTGGAGAATATAGATAAGGTAGCTCGTGATTTAGGTATGCTTGTTCCAGATGCAAAAATTGCGGTTGCTCATGGACAAATGAACGAGTCTGAATTAGAGAATGTTATATTTAGTTTTCTAGAGGGAGAATTTGATATTCTCGTTAGTACGACCATCATTGAAACAGGGGTAGACATACCGAATGTAAATACGTTAATCGTCAATCATGCCGATTACATGGGATTAAGTCAGCTCTATCAATTACGTGGTCGAGTAGGAAGGTCGAATCGTGTAGCATATGCATACTTTACGTATCAAAAAGATAAAGTACTTACAGAAGTCGCGGAAAAGCGCCTGCAAGCAATTAAGGAATTTACAGAGCTTGGATCTGGTTTTAAAATTGCAATGCGTGATTTATCCATACGTGGCACCGGGAATTTATTAGGGTCACAACAACATGGATTTATTGATTCTGTTGGTTTTGATATGTATTCTCAAATGCTGAAAGATGCAATAGATGCACGAAAAGCAGGAAAAGAACTTGAAGAAATCAAACCATTTGAACCTGAACTCTCATTGAAATTAGATGCTTACATTCCAGATGAGTATCTAGAGGATGAAAAACAAAAAATTGAAATCTATAAACAGTTTCAAACACTGGATAGTGAAGAAGCGATTGGTGATCTAAAAGATGAATTAATTGATCGGTTTGGTGATTATCCACAGGAAGTAGAACATTTATTTACCGTAAGTGAAATGAAAATGTATGCGAAAATACAGCGTGTAGAGTCAATTTTAGAGACACCTAAAAAGATAGAAATGCTTGTCGATGAATCACGTAGCCAAGAAATCGATGGATCAAAGCTATTTGCTTTAGCAAATGAGTATGGGAGAGATATTGGACTTGGCACAGATAATAAAAAGTTAAAAATTGGAATTAAGTGGAGTAAAGATTCAAAATTTAAGCGATATGATACGGTTACAAGCTTTATAAAACAGCTAGATAAAACAAATCGATAA
- the spoVT gene encoding stage V sporulation protein T, translating to MKATGIVRRIDDLGRVVVPKEIRRTLRIREGDPLEIFVDREGEVILKKYSPINELGHFAKEYAEALFQSLQTPVMITDRDDVIAVAGESKKEYLNKPISNVIADTIEGRSQVFEVDSKSIEIIDGQEQQLQSYCIHPVIANGDPIGCVMIFSKEEKLSKIEQKAAETASTFLAKQME from the coding sequence ATGAAAGCAACAGGAATTGTACGTCGAATTGATGATCTGGGGAGAGTTGTGGTTCCTAAAGAGATCAGAAGAACCTTACGTATACGAGAAGGGGATCCACTAGAGATTTTTGTTGACCGAGAAGGGGAGGTTATTCTAAAAAAATATTCCCCAATCAATGAATTAGGACATTTTGCTAAAGAATATGCAGAAGCATTATTTCAATCTCTTCAGACTCCGGTAATGATTACTGATCGCGATGATGTTATTGCAGTTGCTGGGGAATCCAAAAAAGAATACTTGAATAAACCTATAAGCAATGTAATAGCAGATACTATTGAAGGTCGTTCACAAGTATTTGAGGTAGATTCGAAATCAATTGAAATTATTGATGGACAAGAACAACAATTGCAATCGTATTGTATTCATCCCGTCATTGCGAATGGAGATCCTATCGGCTGTGTAATGATTTTTTCAAAAGAAGAAAAGCTAAGCAAAATAGAGCAAAAAGCAGCAGAGACGGCATCAACATTTTTAGCAAAACAAATGGAATAG